A single Thermoanaerobacterium sp. RBIITD DNA region contains:
- a CDS encoding HAMP domain-containing sensor histidine kinase: MKKIYFPIKLKLTLWYVTLLIIVIIAFSVTIYFSLQRMIIINEDTLLKSQVAQTIATLDVENGRLKPSEAPFYANTNFYGTLLSYPDMKIVESNLSDKILKLYMPKDSGFIGKYKTITNGDNKWRIYSEPIYSEHKKIGILILAQPLNLAYIAINNLFVLFIYLIPFIVIIAILGGLLLANKALKPISYMTKIAREISMGDLSKRLNLPYTNDEIGKLAQTFDMMLDKIDISVKKQRQFTHDASHELRTPIAVIQSRAESMLATKYTDEEYKKSISIILDEAKHMGKLVSNLLFLARGDSNTDKLKMENLNFTELVEGIVDELKPIAQDNNIDIKIIKSEISYIYGDQTRLTQLLYNIIDNAIKYNVPGGKIFVSVETKGKYLKTSIQDTGIGIPAEHLPHIFERFYRVDKARSRKSGGSGLGLSICQWIANVHGGKIDAISREGKGSTFIIWLPLKTQ, translated from the coding sequence ATGAAAAAGATATATTTTCCTATAAAATTAAAATTAACGTTATGGTATGTTACACTTTTGATTATAGTTATAATAGCATTTAGTGTAACTATTTATTTTAGCCTGCAAAGGATGATTATAATTAATGAAGATACTCTTCTGAAATCGCAAGTAGCTCAAACTATAGCTACATTAGATGTGGAAAATGGCAGATTAAAACCTAGTGAGGCACCATTTTATGCAAATACAAATTTCTATGGTACACTATTGTCATACCCGGATATGAAAATAGTAGAGTCGAATTTATCTGATAAAATATTAAAATTATATATGCCTAAAGATTCTGGTTTTATAGGGAAATATAAAACAATTACAAATGGTGATAATAAATGGAGAATATATTCAGAACCTATCTATTCTGAGCATAAAAAAATCGGCATTTTAATATTAGCACAGCCTCTTAATCTAGCCTACATTGCTATCAACAATTTATTTGTATTATTTATATATCTCATACCATTTATAGTTATTATCGCCATATTAGGTGGCCTTTTACTTGCAAATAAAGCACTAAAACCAATAAGCTATATGACGAAAATCGCACGTGAAATAAGTATGGGAGATTTATCAAAAAGGTTGAATCTTCCCTATACTAATGATGAAATAGGAAAACTCGCTCAAACATTTGATATGATGCTTGATAAAATAGATATATCTGTAAAAAAGCAAAGGCAATTTACACATGATGCATCACATGAATTGAGAACACCCATCGCCGTTATACAAAGCAGAGCCGAATCAATGTTAGCAACAAAATACACTGATGAAGAATATAAAAAATCAATTTCTATTATCCTTGATGAAGCAAAACATATGGGAAAACTCGTTTCAAACCTATTATTTTTGGCAAGAGGTGATTCAAATACAGATAAACTTAAAATGGAAAATTTAAATTTTACTGAATTGGTAGAAGGCATTGTAGATGAACTAAAACCAATTGCACAAGATAACAATATAGACATTAAAATAATAAAAAGTGAGATATCATATATATATGGTGATCAGACACGTTTAACACAACTTCTATACAATATTATAGATAATGCTATAAAATACAATGTCCCTGGTGGAAAAATTTTTGTTTCAGTAGAAACAAAGGGGAAATATCTCAAAACATCGATACAGGATACAGGTATAGGAATACCGGCGGAACATCTTCCACATATTTTCGAGAGATTTTACCGTGTTGACAAAGCACGCTCAAGAAAAAGTGGTGGTAGCGGGTTAGGACTTTCTATATGTCAATGGATAGCAAATGTACATGGCGGTAAAATCGATGCTATAAGTAGAGAAGGTAAAGGTAGTACATTTATTATATGGCTTCCTTTAAAAACGCAATGA